A part of Sugiyamaella lignohabitans strain CBS 10342 chromosome D, complete sequence genomic DNA contains:
- a CDS encoding carbonyl reductase (NADPH-dependent) (Putative dihydrokaempferol 4-reductase; GO_component: GO:0005575 - cellular_component [Evidence ND]; GO_function: GO:0004090 - carbonyl reductase (NADPH) activity [Evidence ISA] [PMID 19577617]; GO_function: GO:0003824 - catalytic activity [Evidence IEA]; GO_function: GO:0050662 - coenzyme binding [Evidence IEA]; GO_function: GO:0016491 - oxidoreductase activity [Evidence IEA]; GO_process: GO:0008150 - biological_process [Evidence ND]; GO_process: GO:0044237 - cellular metabolic process [Evidence IEA]; GO_process: GO:0055114 - oxidation-reduction process [Evidence IEA]): MSGQVLLTGATGFIGSHVLDTLVKYQYQIIAVVRDIDQGLSFKSKYPKANIAFIEVPDISQENSLDFIFKLNPDIRYVIHTAGPESPCDIRTSFPASVARSGSETGNGQGHDIDGASDEKGISDGIGSTAHNSCPYHSPFVEDREKDRILFEPGIRISNNIINAVDKHGLNVRSVVYSSCFATMISDSPRFDDPRKVYTARDVNRITREQARVSCYNAYIGSCSFAEDALWKRYSDIFPRFTLTVIVTPLVFGPIIVPEAEYMSSYTLNSSHCMNKNFSLYQVYRLLAGTPPQSPLNESSIEIRRHSGPCYEFSHVSINDDKHSTVKPPLNTPQPILRSPEPQLHLPQSLPPSPPTPLPPVLPSSPVTSTFEDTETENNTYDLPNNNITTTAPSTTTTMTNDALSTDNRPAKLSRADSVKTPSTIKSPPSPITVPSPMTNRLTELSFPFYIDVRDAATAHVRAIQLVPPETDRWFVVANNISVQQIVDIARTKFPTIRDRLPIGEPGHGEEAIAQQCSFDIGDSDSIIGLQYRTLEDTIEATFESFLYHEQQAQLA, translated from the coding sequence ATGTCGGGTCAAGTTCTATTAACAGGAGCTACAGGCTTTATAGGCTCACATGTTCTAGATACTCTGGTCaagtaccagtaccagatTATTGCAGTGGTGAGAGATATCGACCAGGGTCTATCATTTAAAAGCAAGTATCCCAAGGCCAACATTGCATTCATCGAAGTACCGGATATCTCACAAGAGAACTCGCTagatttcattttcaaattGAATCCTGATATCCGTTATGTAATTCATACAGCCGGTCCTGAGTCACCTTGTGATATCAGGACGAGCTTTCCTGCTTCGGTTGCTCGATCTGGATCTGAAACCGGCAACGGACAAGGACACGATATTGATGGAGCGTCTGATGAGAAAGGCATTTCTGATGGAATAGGTTCTACCGCACATAACTCATGTCCATATCATTCACCGTTTGTAGAAGACCGTGAGAAAGATCGCATTCTGTTTGAACCAGGTATTCGTATTTCGAacaatatcatcaatgCAGTAGACAAGCACGGGCTGAATGTGCGAAGTGTAGTGTATAGTTCATGTTTTGCTACTATGATTTCTGACTCACCACGGTTTGATGATCCTCGTAAGGTGTACACAGCGCGCGATGTCAACAGAATCACTCGTGAACAGGCCCGAGTCAGCTGTTACAATGCATATATAGGGTCTTGTTCATTTGCAGAAGATGCTCTTTGGAAACGGTattctgatatttttcCAAGATTCACGCTGACGGTTATTGTGACTCCTTTAGTGTTTGGTCCGATTATCGTCCCAGAAGCTGAGTACATGAGTTCATACACTCTAAATAGCAGTCATTGCATGAATAAGAACTTTTCGTTGTACCAAGTATATCGTTTACTAGCAGGTACCCCTCCACAGTCGCCACTAAATGAGTCGTCTATCGAGATCCGCCGTCACTCGGGCCCGTGCTACGAGTTTTCTCATGTTTCTATAAATGACGACAAACACTCAACAGTCAAACCACCACTAAACACACCTCAACCGATATTACGCAGTCCAGAGCCCCAACTTCATTTACCACAATCCttaccaccatcaccaccaacaccattGCCGCCGGTACTTCCATCATCACCAGTCACTTCAACTTTCGAAGACACCGAAACCGAAAACAATACATATGACCTACCTAACAATAACATCACAACTACAGCACCTTCTACAACTACCACAATGACTAACGATGCATTATCGACAGATAACAGACCGGCTAAATTATCACGAGCCGATTCAGTGAAAACACCCTCGACTATCAAAAGCCCACCGTCACCGATCACAGTTCCATCACCGATGACCAACCGACTGACCGAGCTGTCATTTCCCTTTTATATTGACGTACGAGATGCGGCCACTGCCCATGTGCGAGCGATCCAACTCGTGCCCCCAGAAACGGACCGATGGTTCGTAGTTGCCAACAACATTTCAGTCCAACAGATTGTAGATATTGCCCGTACAAAATTCCCCACGATCCGCGACCGACTGCCCATAGGAGAGCCAGGCCACGGCGAAGAAGCCATAGCGCAACAGTGCTCGTTCGACATCGGAGACTCGGACTCGATCATCGGGCTCCAATACCGCACCCTCGAAGACACGATCGAAGCGACCTTCGAGAGCTTTCTGTACCACGAGCAGCAAGCACAACTGGCATGA
- the TIM44 gene encoding Tim44p (Essential component of the TIM23 complex; tethers the import motor and regulatory factors (PAM complex) to the translocation channel (Tim23p-Tim17p core complex); TIM23 complex is short for the translocase of the inner mitochondrial membrane; GO_component: GO:0016021 - integral component of membrane [Evidence ISM] [PMID 12192589]; GO_component: GO:0016020 - membrane [Evidence IEA]; GO_component: GO:0005743 - mitochondrial inner membrane [Evidence IEA,IEA]; GO_component: GO:0005739 - mitochondrion [Evidence IEA]; GO_component: GO:0005739 - mitochondrion [Evidence IDA] [PMID 16823961]; GO_component: GO:0001405 - presequence translocase-associated import motor [Evidence IDA] [PMID 14517234]; GO_component: GO:0001405 - presequence translocase-associated import motor [Evidence IDA] [PMID 14638855]; GO_function: GO:0005524 - ATP binding [Evidence IEA]; GO_function: GO:0015450 - P-P-bond-hydrolysis-driven protein transmembrane transporter activity [Evidence IEA]; GO_function: GO:0051087 - chaperone binding [Evidence IMP] [PMID 11344168]; GO_function: GO:0051087 - chaperone binding [Evidence IPI] [PMID 7809127]; GO_function: GO:0000166 - nucleotide binding [Evidence IEA]; GO_function: GO:0030674 - protein binding, bridging [Evidence IMP] [PMID 10824101]; GO_function: GO:0030674 - protein binding, bridging [Evidence IMP] [PMID 11344168]; GO_process: GO:0006886 - intracellular protein transport [Evidence IEA]; GO_process: GO:0030150 - protein import into mitochondrial matrix [Evidence IMP] [PMID 1396562]; GO_process: GO:0030150 - protein import into mitochondrial matrix [Evidence IMP] [PMID 18400944]; GO_process: GO:0015031 - protein transport [Evidence IEA]; GO_process: GO:0006810 - transport [Evidence IEA]), which yields MLSNKSARSLAVISRASLMSRASGRAIGNTNQMMRMAGSTGFHSSRASRADPPSDKSPFQVFVDTFKNEWSKSKELQNDIKALQDETGRMSESGAYKKAKEALDKAKSGTSAASSVTGRSLKKAGQVVGSAAATAWDSPIVKTTRTAVNKTAESVDKATEPIRKTKMYKNLKDVIDDGSSMRYGGFEEKEARRLRRELEEKKRLEEELRTGVKRYVKANPEAGDSVVVHETAKPDGKSWKDDFEKTSVGKKAADLKMMYEESENGFVSTIRSIGDTIGSFFAETESGKVVRLFKQMDPSFSQDEFLKDVRQYILPEVLDAYVKGDKETLGIWLSEAPLNIWAASAKQYQEQGLYSAGRVLDIRGVDILSAKLLQPADIPVYVIGCRAQEVHLYKNIKTDEIAAGVEDAIQLTTYAMVMTRIPEDMDNPETKGWKLLELVRGQSRQWT from the coding sequence ATGTTGAGCAACAAAAGTGCCAGATCATTGGCGGTTATTAGCCGGGCTAGTCTCATGAGCCGAGCGAGTGGTCGAGCCATTGGCAACACTAATCAAATGATGAGAATGGCAGGTAGTACTGGATTTCACAGTTCTCGTGCTAGCAGAGCCGACCCACCTAGCGACAAATCGCCATTCCAGGTGTTTGTGGATACATTTAAGAATGAATGGAGCAAGAGCAAGGAGCTGCAGAACGATATCAAGGCCCTTCAGGACGAGACCGGCCGTATGTCAGAGAGTGGAGCATATAAGAAAGCCAAAGAGGCTCTTGACAAAGCCAAGAGTGGtacttcagcagcttcttctgtcaCAGGAAGGTCATTGAAGAAAGCCGGTCAGGTTGTAgggtcagcagcagctactGCTTGGGACTCGCCCATTGTCAAAACCACTCGTACTGCCGTGAACAAGACCGCCGAATCGGTGGATAAAGCCACTGAACCCATTCGTAAGACTAAGATGTATAAAAACCTGAAAGACGTGATTGACGACGGATCCAGTATGAGATATGGTGGATTCGAAGAGAAGGAGGCTCGTCGACTAAGACGAGAGttggaagagaagaaacgattagaagaagaactcCGAACCGGTGTTAAAAGATATGTCAAGGCTAATCCAGAAGCTGGTGAcagtgttgttgttcatgAAACAGCCAAGCCCGATGGCAAGTCTTGGAAAGACGATTTCGAGAAGACTTCTGTTGGTAAAAAGGCTGCCGACTTGAAAATGATGTACGAAGAGTCTGAAAACGGGTTTGTGTCTACCATTAGATCCATTGGTGATACTATTGGCTCTTTCTTCGCTGAGACTGAGAGTGGTAAAGTTGTTCGTCTGTTCAAGCAAATGGACCCTTCATTCAGCCAAGACGAGTTCCTGAAGGACGTTCGTCAGTACATTCTTCCCGAGGTGCTCGATGCCTATGTCAAGGGTGATAAAGAGACCCTTGGAATCTGGCTCTCTGAAGCACCTCTCAATATCTGGGCTGCTTCAGCCAAGCAATACCAAGAACAAGGTCTGTACTCTGCCGGCCGAGTTCTCGATATCCGAGGAGTTGACATTCTCAGCGCCAAACTCCTTCAACCGGCCGACATTCCTGTGTATGTCATTGGCTGTAGAGCCCAAGAAGTCCATCTCTACAAAAACATTAAGACCGACGAGATCGCTGCCGGTGTCGAAGACGCCATCCAGCTCACCACGTACGCCATGGTCATGACCCGTATCCCCGAAGACATGGACAACCCCGAGACCAAGGGCTGGAAGCTCCTTGAGCTCGTGCGTGGCCAGTCGCGCCAATGGACTTAA